Proteins from a single region of Runella sp. SP2:
- a CDS encoding VCBS repeat-containing protein, with the protein MKLTSTLYITCFAFFLASCNDTSNNQGEQESNEPTLFTQLTAEQTGVDFQNIINEGLNTNVLMYEYFYNGGGVAVGDLNGDKLEDLYFTANMSDNKLYLNRGNMKFEDITLPSGAAGRSGPWKTGVTMADVNGDGKLDIYVCHSGNLMPEKKANELFINQGNNAQGVPTFVEQAAEYGLNSMASSTNAYFFDYDRDGDLDLFLLNHNIKSLPVLNESNSAEWIKMNDEVSGSRLYRNSPLTPNGGTKFVDVTTQSGINSSPLSYGLGAGIADFNQDGWPDIYVSNDYTIPDRLYINNQKGGFTDQLGQSIGHISQFSMGNDVADVNNDAQPDIFTLDMLPEDNRRQKLLMAPDNYEKFDMTVRSGFQKQFMRNMLQLISPSPLTPNGGTNVPPLGVRGLEIGQMAGISNTDWSWAALFADYDNDGWKDLYITNGYLRDYTNLDFLKYMNEFQQNAANVTRDDVMKLVQQMPASNVVNYAYKNNKDLTFKNVGMAWGLGQHSNSNGAVYADLDNDGDLDLVVNNINAPAFIYQNDANKKLQNHYLKISLAGSENNRFGIGAKVTIFQKGQPQYLEQMPMRGYQSSVSGVLNFGLGTNATIDSLHITWPNGKQQRLANLKGDQWLTLNVKDATLNPFKAAPPAPLFQPTSSPIAYQQPPTGFNDFKRQILMVNPQSYVGPCLAKGDVNGDGLEDVFVGGGNGQAGALFLQQKGSSDAAPRFAKKAQSAFEMDAKSDASDAVFFDADGDKDLDLYVCHGGYANFQPNDPLLQDALYLNDGQGNFTKNAAALPSMPVSTSCVRVADVNGDGKPDLFVGGRVVPGSYPETPQSFILSPLAPNGGTKEVRFKDITTQTAPEIRILGMITDAAWLDLNGDKKPELIVVGEWMPVTVFENVNGKLENKTDAYFGQKYSGWWNKLLVDDFNGDGKMDLVVGNLGLNSQVKASKEQPAELYFKDFDQNGRIDPILCTYIQGKSYPYVTRDELIGQLPIMGKRYTDYKTYAEATLQDVFDSSELSGAGHLEATHLATTLFIRGADGKFAPQALPLEVQASPVHALVALDYDKDGKKDLLLCGNQLHTRLRFGHYDANFGVLLHNNGQGKFSYVPQARSGFMLQGEVRSVLSVNNYLFFGINQQGVVSYKSN; encoded by the coding sequence ATGAAGCTAACATCTACTCTTTATATAACCTGTTTTGCCTTTTTCCTTGCCAGTTGTAACGACACGTCCAACAACCAAGGCGAACAAGAATCCAACGAACCTACCCTTTTTACGCAGCTAACCGCCGAACAAACGGGGGTTGACTTTCAAAACATCATCAACGAAGGTCTGAATACCAACGTTTTGATGTACGAATATTTCTACAACGGCGGTGGTGTGGCCGTGGGCGACCTCAACGGTGATAAGCTCGAAGACCTGTATTTTACGGCCAACATGAGCGACAATAAACTGTACCTCAACCGTGGCAACATGAAATTTGAGGATATTACGTTGCCTTCTGGAGCTGCTGGACGCTCGGGGCCGTGGAAAACGGGTGTGACCATGGCCGACGTCAACGGCGATGGAAAACTTGATATTTACGTCTGCCACTCGGGCAATTTGATGCCTGAGAAAAAAGCCAACGAACTGTTTATCAACCAAGGTAACAACGCTCAAGGCGTTCCTACCTTCGTGGAACAAGCTGCTGAATATGGCCTCAACAGCATGGCATCGAGCACCAATGCGTATTTCTTTGACTACGACCGCGATGGCGATTTGGATTTGTTTTTGCTCAATCACAACATCAAATCGTTGCCCGTCTTGAATGAATCCAATAGTGCCGAATGGATAAAAATGAATGATGAGGTAAGTGGCTCTCGCCTTTATCGTAACAGCCCCCTAACCCCCAATGGGGGAACTAAATTTGTTGATGTAACCACCCAATCGGGTATCAATAGTTCTCCGCTTTCGTATGGTTTAGGGGCAGGAATCGCCGATTTTAACCAAGATGGCTGGCCTGATATTTACGTAAGTAATGACTATACCATCCCCGACCGCCTCTATATCAACAACCAAAAAGGAGGATTTACCGACCAACTTGGGCAGTCGATTGGGCATATTTCACAGTTTTCGATGGGCAACGACGTAGCCGATGTGAACAATGATGCTCAGCCTGATATTTTTACCCTCGACATGTTGCCCGAGGACAACCGACGTCAAAAATTGCTCATGGCCCCCGACAACTACGAAAAGTTTGACATGACCGTGCGCTCGGGTTTTCAAAAGCAGTTTATGCGGAATATGTTGCAACTAATCAGCCCCAGCCCCCTAACCCCCAATGGGGGGACTAATGTTCCCCCATTGGGGGTTAGGGGGCTGGAAATCGGTCAAATGGCGGGAATCTCAAACACCGATTGGAGCTGGGCGGCGCTGTTTGCCGATTATGACAACGACGGTTGGAAAGACCTATACATTACCAACGGCTACTTGCGCGACTATACGAACCTAGATTTTCTGAAATACATGAACGAGTTTCAGCAAAATGCGGCCAACGTAACCCGAGATGACGTGATGAAGCTCGTGCAACAGATGCCCGCCTCGAACGTCGTCAATTATGCCTATAAAAACAACAAAGACCTGACCTTCAAAAACGTTGGTATGGCTTGGGGATTGGGTCAACATTCCAACAGCAATGGTGCGGTATATGCCGATTTGGACAACGATGGCGACTTGGACTTGGTCGTAAATAACATCAACGCGCCCGCTTTTATTTATCAAAACGACGCCAACAAAAAACTCCAAAACCACTACCTCAAAATCAGTTTGGCTGGCTCAGAAAACAATCGTTTTGGGATTGGAGCTAAAGTGACCATTTTCCAAAAAGGCCAACCTCAGTACCTCGAACAAATGCCCATGCGTGGGTATCAGTCGAGCGTGTCGGGTGTGCTCAATTTTGGGTTAGGGACAAACGCCACCATTGATTCGCTGCACATTACTTGGCCAAACGGCAAACAACAGCGCCTTGCCAACCTTAAAGGTGACCAATGGCTGACGCTCAATGTGAAAGACGCGACGTTGAATCCTTTCAAGGCTGCGCCTCCCGCGCCACTTTTTCAACCTACCTCCTCGCCCATTGCGTACCAACAACCCCCAACTGGCTTTAATGACTTTAAACGTCAGATTTTGATGGTCAACCCACAATCGTACGTGGGGCCGTGCCTTGCCAAAGGCGATGTGAATGGCGACGGCCTCGAAGACGTCTTTGTGGGAGGTGGAAACGGCCAAGCTGGCGCTTTGTTTTTGCAACAAAAAGGCAGTTCGGACGCCGCTCCGCGTTTTGCCAAAAAAGCGCAATCCGCTTTTGAAATGGATGCCAAAAGCGATGCTTCGGACGCTGTGTTTTTTGATGCCGATGGCGATAAAGACCTTGATTTATACGTTTGTCACGGAGGGTATGCCAATTTTCAGCCCAACGACCCGCTTTTGCAGGATGCACTTTACCTAAACGATGGACAAGGAAATTTCACCAAAAACGCCGCCGCACTTCCTTCAATGCCCGTAAGCACAAGCTGCGTTCGGGTAGCGGATGTGAATGGCGACGGCAAACCTGACTTGTTTGTAGGTGGGCGAGTTGTGCCAGGAAGCTACCCTGAGACTCCGCAAAGTTTTATACTCAGCCCCCTAGCCCCCAATGGGGGAACAAAAGAAGTACGTTTTAAAGATATTACAACTCAAACTGCTCCCGAAATTCGCATTTTAGGCATGATAACGGATGCGGCCTGGCTCGACCTCAATGGCGATAAAAAGCCTGAGTTGATTGTGGTGGGCGAATGGATGCCCGTCACGGTATTTGAAAACGTCAATGGAAAATTGGAGAACAAAACGGATGCCTATTTTGGCCAAAAATACAGCGGTTGGTGGAACAAATTGCTGGTGGACGATTTCAACGGCGATGGAAAAATGGACTTGGTCGTGGGGAATTTGGGTTTAAACTCGCAAGTGAAAGCCTCGAAGGAACAACCTGCTGAATTGTACTTCAAGGATTTTGACCAAAACGGACGAATTGACCCCATTTTGTGTACCTACATCCAAGGAAAAAGCTACCCGTACGTCACGCGTGATGAGTTGATTGGGCAGCTTCCGATTATGGGCAAGCGCTACACCGACTACAAAACGTACGCCGAAGCGACGCTGCAAGATGTTTTTGATTCGTCGGAGTTGAGTGGTGCGGGACATTTGGAAGCCACTCATCTTGCCACCACTTTGTTTATCCGTGGTGCCGATGGCAAATTTGCCCCCCAAGCCCTTCCGCTCGAAGTTCAAGCATCACCTGTTCATGCGTTGGTGGCTTTGGATTATGACAAAGACGGCAAAAAAGACCTCCTGCTTTGCGGAAACCAATTGCATACTCGCCTGCGCTTTGGGCATTACGACGCCAATTTTGGGGTGCTTTTGCACAACAACGGCCAAGGAAAATTCAGTTATGTTCCGCAGGCTCGTTCAGGCTTTATGTTACAAGGCGAAGTTCGCAGTGTTCTTTCCGTTAATAATTACCTCTTTTTCGGGATTAACCAACAGGGCGTAGTTTCGTACAAAAGCAATTAA